A single Lynx canadensis isolate LIC74 chromosome D2, mLynCan4.pri.v2, whole genome shotgun sequence DNA region contains:
- the CCNJ gene encoding cyclin-J isoform X3 produces MELEGQWWRGQLAADIHQALRYKELKLPSYKGQSPQLSLRRYFADLIAIVSNRFTLCPSARHLAVYLLDLFMDRYDISIQQLHLVALSCLLLASKFEEKEDSVPKLEQLNSLGCMTNMNLVLTKQNLLHMELLLLETFQWNLCLPTAAHFIEYYLSEAVHETDLHDGWPMICLEKTKLYMAKYADYFLEVSLQAAACVASSRIILRLSPTWPTRLHRLTAYSWDFLVQCIERLLIAHDNDVKEANKQRGQAGSQPAQLSVFQSASQPSRPVHFQQPQYLHQTHQTSLQYRHPVAEQPSCQQIVSTTHTSSYTLQTCPAGFQTSVQGLGHVQTGVGMSLAIPVEVKPCLNVSYNRSYQINEHYPCITPCFER; encoded by the exons ATGGAGCTGGAGGGGCAGTGGTGGCGGGGACAGCTGGCCGCCGACATTCATCAAGCGCTTCGATACAAG GAGCTGAAGTTGCCTTCCTACAAAGGCCAGTCCCCTCAACTAAGTCTCAGAAGGTATTTTGCTGACCTGATTGCCATTGTGAGCAATCgcttcactctctgcccttctgcccgACATCTGGCTGTCTATTTGCTGGACTTATTTATGGATCGGTATGACATCTCCATCCAGCAGCTGCATTTAGTTGCACTTTCCTGTCTGCTTCTAGCAA GTAAATTCgaagaaaaagaagatagtgTGCCTAAGCTGGAACAGCTCAACAGCCTGGGTTGTATGACTAACATGAATCTAGTATTAACAAAGCAAAATTTGCTACATATGGAACTGTTATTATTAGAAACCTTTCAGTGGAACCTCTGCCTTCCAACAGCTGCCCATTTCATTGAGTATTATCTCTCTGAAGCAGTACACGAAACAGATCTTCATGATGGCTGGCCAATGATTTGCTTGGAAAAAACTAAACTCTACATGGCCAAGTATGCAGATTACTTCCTGGAAGTATCTTTGCAAG CTGCTGCATGTGTGGCTTCTTCAAGGATTATACTTCGTCTTTCTCCAACGTGGCCTACAAGATTGCATCGTCTTACTGCTTACTCCTGGGATTTTTTAGTGCAGTGCATTGAACGGCTATTGAT CGCTCATGATAATGATGTGAAAGAGGCAAACAAACAGAGAGGACAGGCAGGATCCCAGCCAGCACAGCTGAGTGTGTTCCAGTCAGCTTCTCAGCCCTCGCGGCCAGTTCACTTTCAGCAGCCTCAGTATCTCCATCAGACGCATCAGACCTCACTGCAGTATCGCCATCCTGTAGCGGAAcaaccaagctgtcagcagattGTATCCACCACACACACCTCATCTTACACACTACAGACGTGTCCTGCTGGCTTCCAAACTAGTGTTCAGGGCCTTGGGCATGTGCAGACTGGTGTTGGGATGTCACTGGCAATACCAGTAGAAGTTAAGCCCTGTCTGAATGTTTCTTATAACCGGAGTTATCAGATAAATGAACATTACCCTTGCATTACTCCATGCTTTGAAAGGTGA
- the CCNJ gene encoding cyclin-J isoform X2 has translation MELEGQWWRGQLAADIHQALRYKELKLPSYKGQSPQLSLRRYFADLIAIVSNRFTLCPSARHLAVYLLDLFMDRYDISIQQLHLVALSCLLLASKFEEKEDSVPKLEQLNSLGCMTNMNLVLTKQNLLHMELLLLETFQWNLCLPTAAHFIEYYLSEAVHETDLHDGWPMICLEKTKLYMAKYADYFLEVSLQVAAACVASSRIILRLSPTWPTRLHRLTAYSWDFLVQCIERLLIAHDNDVKEANKQRGQAGSQPAQLSVFQSASQPSRPVHFQQPQYLHQTHQTSLQYRHPVAEQPSCQQIVSTTHTSSYTLQTCPAGFQTSVQGLGHVQTGVGMSLAIPVEVKPCLNVSYNRSYQINEHYPCITPCFER, from the exons ATGGAGCTGGAGGGGCAGTGGTGGCGGGGACAGCTGGCCGCCGACATTCATCAAGCGCTTCGATACAAG GAGCTGAAGTTGCCTTCCTACAAAGGCCAGTCCCCTCAACTAAGTCTCAGAAGGTATTTTGCTGACCTGATTGCCATTGTGAGCAATCgcttcactctctgcccttctgcccgACATCTGGCTGTCTATTTGCTGGACTTATTTATGGATCGGTATGACATCTCCATCCAGCAGCTGCATTTAGTTGCACTTTCCTGTCTGCTTCTAGCAA GTAAATTCgaagaaaaagaagatagtgTGCCTAAGCTGGAACAGCTCAACAGCCTGGGTTGTATGACTAACATGAATCTAGTATTAACAAAGCAAAATTTGCTACATATGGAACTGTTATTATTAGAAACCTTTCAGTGGAACCTCTGCCTTCCAACAGCTGCCCATTTCATTGAGTATTATCTCTCTGAAGCAGTACACGAAACAGATCTTCATGATGGCTGGCCAATGATTTGCTTGGAAAAAACTAAACTCTACATGGCCAAGTATGCAGATTACTTCCTGGAAGTATCTTTGCAAG TAGCTGCTGCATGTGTGGCTTCTTCAAGGATTATACTTCGTCTTTCTCCAACGTGGCCTACAAGATTGCATCGTCTTACTGCTTACTCCTGGGATTTTTTAGTGCAGTGCATTGAACGGCTATTGAT CGCTCATGATAATGATGTGAAAGAGGCAAACAAACAGAGAGGACAGGCAGGATCCCAGCCAGCACAGCTGAGTGTGTTCCAGTCAGCTTCTCAGCCCTCGCGGCCAGTTCACTTTCAGCAGCCTCAGTATCTCCATCAGACGCATCAGACCTCACTGCAGTATCGCCATCCTGTAGCGGAAcaaccaagctgtcagcagattGTATCCACCACACACACCTCATCTTACACACTACAGACGTGTCCTGCTGGCTTCCAAACTAGTGTTCAGGGCCTTGGGCATGTGCAGACTGGTGTTGGGATGTCACTGGCAATACCAGTAGAAGTTAAGCCCTGTCTGAATGTTTCTTATAACCGGAGTTATCAGATAAATGAACATTACCCTTGCATTACTCCATGCTTTGAAAGGTGA
- the CCNJ gene encoding cyclin-J isoform X1: protein MELEGQWWRGQLAADIHQALRYKELKLPSYKGQSPQLSLRRYFADLIAIVSNRFTLCPSARHLAVYLLDLFMDRYDISIQQLHLVALSCLLLASKFEEKEDSVPKLEQLNSLGCMTNMNLVLTKQNLLHMELLLLETFQWNLCLPTAAHFIEYYLSEAVHETDLHDGWPMICLEKTKLYMAKYADYFLEVSLQDYAFLNYAPSLVAAACVASSRIILRLSPTWPTRLHRLTAYSWDFLVQCIERLLIAHDNDVKEANKQRGQAGSQPAQLSVFQSASQPSRPVHFQQPQYLHQTHQTSLQYRHPVAEQPSCQQIVSTTHTSSYTLQTCPAGFQTSVQGLGHVQTGVGMSLAIPVEVKPCLNVSYNRSYQINEHYPCITPCFER from the exons ATGGAGCTGGAGGGGCAGTGGTGGCGGGGACAGCTGGCCGCCGACATTCATCAAGCGCTTCGATACAAG GAGCTGAAGTTGCCTTCCTACAAAGGCCAGTCCCCTCAACTAAGTCTCAGAAGGTATTTTGCTGACCTGATTGCCATTGTGAGCAATCgcttcactctctgcccttctgcccgACATCTGGCTGTCTATTTGCTGGACTTATTTATGGATCGGTATGACATCTCCATCCAGCAGCTGCATTTAGTTGCACTTTCCTGTCTGCTTCTAGCAA GTAAATTCgaagaaaaagaagatagtgTGCCTAAGCTGGAACAGCTCAACAGCCTGGGTTGTATGACTAACATGAATCTAGTATTAACAAAGCAAAATTTGCTACATATGGAACTGTTATTATTAGAAACCTTTCAGTGGAACCTCTGCCTTCCAACAGCTGCCCATTTCATTGAGTATTATCTCTCTGAAGCAGTACACGAAACAGATCTTCATGATGGCTGGCCAATGATTTGCTTGGAAAAAACTAAACTCTACATGGCCAAGTATGCAGATTACTTCCTGGAAGTATCTTTGCAAG ATTATGCCTTTCTAAATTATGCACCTTCTTTAGTAGCTGCTGCATGTGTGGCTTCTTCAAGGATTATACTTCGTCTTTCTCCAACGTGGCCTACAAGATTGCATCGTCTTACTGCTTACTCCTGGGATTTTTTAGTGCAGTGCATTGAACGGCTATTGAT CGCTCATGATAATGATGTGAAAGAGGCAAACAAACAGAGAGGACAGGCAGGATCCCAGCCAGCACAGCTGAGTGTGTTCCAGTCAGCTTCTCAGCCCTCGCGGCCAGTTCACTTTCAGCAGCCTCAGTATCTCCATCAGACGCATCAGACCTCACTGCAGTATCGCCATCCTGTAGCGGAAcaaccaagctgtcagcagattGTATCCACCACACACACCTCATCTTACACACTACAGACGTGTCCTGCTGGCTTCCAAACTAGTGTTCAGGGCCTTGGGCATGTGCAGACTGGTGTTGGGATGTCACTGGCAATACCAGTAGAAGTTAAGCCCTGTCTGAATGTTTCTTATAACCGGAGTTATCAGATAAATGAACATTACCCTTGCATTACTCCATGCTTTGAAAGGTGA